The DNA segment atatattaatgaagaTAGCATTGAGCCAACTGAAACTCGATtccaaaaaagaaaatttttgtcaattaaaaatatatttattacgtagaaaattaatcaagaaaaacaagtttattcCTAAAAATATAGAGCTATAAAGCTATACAGTAGTTTTATGCACTACGGATTGTTAAAGCTTCACGATTTAAATGAAGAACAGAggatgacaaaaaatataaatatcattcaGTTATCGAATGAGTTGCAAGAATATTTTACCCTGCGCGTTTGTGTAGCATTATCACAGTATAAAGTCTCGTAACGGGGTATGGGACAGATACTTTTCTGCATCGCTTTTTTAACAATCAGTGCCTGACACACTCGACAcaacgttttataaaaatatatataaatcacatATTGTTCGAGAATAAAGCAGTTCATAACCTGACTCCAGTGTTTACAATCGTCTCGAACTCCCATCCTTACATGGCGACTTGTAatcacagaaaaaaaaatgaaaatataataaacaatttaagagAAAAATAGAATCTCACAACACAACGAGCACACTTTTGAGAACTACACTGCCGccacaaattaatatttttattggttcTTGGATAATTAATCTAATAGCCCTATTATATCTAAcagacaacaaaaaaatatctatttttcgTAGCACTTTACATAAACAAGTGcgccaataaaaaaattggaagAGTGACCCCGTACCTATATGCTACAACTCATGCGACCCTAGTTAACTGAATGTAGAAGACCCTGGTCCAGCAGCGCAGTGATGAGACGAATAAACAATATCGatgttattttttgtcttGTTAATTTAGAAtgctaaaaatattgaaattaatttataagtaaaacacTATTCGTGATACCTCTTTAATTATGATTGGACCAAAACGTAGACAAGGGGATAGCAAAATGTAAACTACATGTTTCTAATGAAATATTGTCTCGATATAATGAGTGTACGAAGGACTTAAGCAATTTAACTAAGTTAGGAAAAAATACTGTAATGAATTAAACTCTATACAAGAGATTTGCAGTTCGTTTAAtgcattgtatttataaattgcaaataataattaatcacgTAATTGTTGCTTATAACAATTCAGTATCTGtacaattatgtataaaaaaatagtcatTCAACTTCTTAATTGACACGGATGCATCGATCTCTGCAATTAAATATGAgataatttactatatatcTATCCCAGACCATAAAGAGAACATTGTAATCAATGAAATTGGGAACGAATAGGTTTTACAGTTGTTacattttaagatatttatgtcTCCATTTGGAAAGGTTCACGTGTGTcccaaaatgttaatagctgaaggtgcgcaatacaccaacagctcactacacaaataatatcatgtatgtgtgaataggtgttagtatttaagatattgtctttgaacaataaatcagatttgaatattgctctgtcgtattcatttctcgcttcctctcaaagaGGCGAAGACTATTTCAAtcccttaattatcgtggtgagcctgcccgatagctttgagataatcccaccacctaAAACcttgatcctacccgtagggctccctctgttaccttaggtctcttggcGCAAACATgccgtacttatttatatattcactattaaTGTGTTAAGGTACATCTATAGGGTTTAGGGATccgtagggttgttaggttcttacatctcaCCCTCTAACATCATAAACAAGCTGTACCTTGGTCCTTCGAGTAAAAAATTGAACTACGCGGTTCCTCCCAATACCCGTAGGGACTAACGCTTGAGTGACCCACAATGAGGGCTGGTGAACCCCAATTGCATTAGTTTGTGGTGATCTTGAGTACGTAATTGTACTGAGTTGTATTCTGTTGGAAAGCACCCTTGCGGTAGCAATCGTTCACTGGCCTTCCACCAGCGGATCTCACCAGTGTTTTGAGAAGTCGCATATACCGTACTGAGAGCGCAGATACGCACAGTACTTAGTTGAGGTTAGGATAgggaagaaaatattttgaaaaaaagaaGACTTACATAAAAGACAAAATGGATATACaagaaattaatacattattacaaaGTCAGGAGAGTGAcagtatgtaaataaaaggaCTATTCAACAACATATAGAAGGATCAAGTTCTCGAAAAGTGGGATTTATATACCATGAACGAAAGGAAGacttaactttaaaaacattaaattacgaAGAACAGGATATTCGCACATAATaactatttgttttacaagtaaataataaaaatgtattcttcGACATAAAGCAAAAGTACAATGAaccttaataaaaacattgttggTATTATGACATCGATGGACATATGATTAACGCCAATCAACAAAATTATGttgtttactataaaaatatttgtcagcGCTGCAAATTCCTCGTCCATATAACGTAATATGTCAACGTCCAACGTCATAATACATTACTTCATGTATACAATCCATAAAACTATCGTTAAATCCAAAGGTAAAAAGCTCGAtcacaaacatacatacaaaattttcaaCAACGAGAATGTTCCTGGCACTTCAAAATATACCCACAGCTATGGTAAAGACAACTTCATACGACAGATGCCACATGGCATACACAAAGACAAAAATCTGTGCTGAGATTTAAGGAAATGGTGACGAAAATCCGAAGAAGTTCAGTTAcagtatagaaataattttcaagACGCGGAAGAGGCGATTAGTGCattgttaagaaatataaagaatGACTAAGAAAGATAAATgcaatttacaaaaagaatAAAAGCTTCAAGATCATATAATATACTACAGTTATACTTCAAGACGTATTAAcgacaaaaacaatatatatatatataagtatacatATTTCAAAGACTTCTACAAACATATATTAGTAGCTGTATTTAATGTCACCTATTCACACTTTATAATAAGCGTATGCAGAAAGTACAATTATGTTTACGCAACATATTTagacataaatacattatttattatttacatacatatagcAGAGCCATCACTTTAGTTTAATACCAAACGCCTTCTTCACGTACCatagcaaaataatttaacgatTAAGTAAACTAGAAAATGTTTTGTCGCAGGGGGAAAAATATGCACTTAGCAAAAATAACTGCATTGTTCAGCACATTCTAAAATACACAAActattgaaaaatgttttaattttggtttttatttgaatgttgCTATTTTGTAAGATGCTTTCAACATTAATGAACgatagtaaaatttattttcataataacggATAACAGACAGCGACATGAAGACGGCTGAAGACGCGGAACCAACACAACAGACGGGGCTACTGTCATCGAAGTGAAGATTTCAACAAGGGCCTAACATTAGTAAAGtcgcatatatattttagttattaattagaaGTGTGTGTGAAACAATCATTGTcattgattgttttttgttaatccagcgtcgcaacccctaatgttatcttagttataagctcatgttttaatCCATTAAAGTCACTCAGCATCAAACAGAGTCTTTTATTTGAACACTGTTGTTATATTGATATCCATATAACAACCGTCACCGAAGTTAATTCAAGGTTggataataatagtttttctttgtagtattattatatcccAAACGTGTATGACTAATTACAATTAAGGCATCGGTGCAGTGGACATTTCTAACACATGTGACCGATATTATTACATTGAGTGGGATCCTGTTGATATGCGAGGGCGTTATACACTTAGTTGCCTGTGTCTATTTCGTCACTCTAAAATGCGTTACCTGTTACATATAGCACATAAGCTATGCTATATATCACTCATTCAGGAAAagcttttttactttatataacataGCCACTCGTGACAACTATATACATTCCAAGACATGACTCCGCACATGGACGCACATTTCTTTCTTACAATTTTGTAAGTGACATTGTTGCACAGGATCGATGGTGTGACGTTTTATTTTtgggaatatatatatattttatgtaacaattaattaaactggttttataaatatttaataatatattaataaactttatacttAAACATAAccttaaataacaataataatgtatatcaaTAGTTCCTGTATGAGTTACGGCTACACTAATCCTTCTAAGTCGGGTCGCGGAGGAGCCACAAGAAGAAGTTTAAACTGCTGCGGGGGTACGGGGCGGGGCACGGCGAGAGGAGGGAGGGTGAGCAAGGCTGTGGGATGGCGCCGCCCGCACTCGCACACAGCGGACACTTCGCAGTCAGCGTGGAAGGCCCGTGAGCAATGCGCCGTCCGGACGCCCACGCGTGCCTCCAGAGGCTCACCGCACCGCACGCAGCGGCCCTGAACTCTCAGACCTCGCCTCGCGACACTCAGCGCCCTCGCGAGCGCCTCGTGCGCCTCACGGCCCGCTATCCTCCTCGCGGACTGCCACATGGCCCGGCCGCTCGCTCCGTCCGCCAGGATGCTCCTCACCTGTGCGGAATTACACGATTTAACGAGCAACTCCTCGAGCGGCATGTACGCAACCGCCTCGAACAACGTGGCCGGGGGCAGAGCGTCTACGCTGCGCACGAGGCGAGTCCACATTTCTGCGGCGACGCTACGCGGTACCGTGGGGGCGATCCTCACGCACAACTCGCTCGCCTCGACGGCCAGCGCGGGCCTGTTCTCTTCGGAGGCGTTTCGGATCAGGCGCAGCGAGGCGTCGAGCGCCCCGGCGTGGTCCCCTGCCGCCTCGAGGCACGTGGGCTCCGCGTGTTTCGGCCCAAACTCTTTGACTAGAGAGAGCGCGTCCTCGGGCCGCACGATCCCGGCGTGAGCGGTGAGAAAGTGTTTGACTTCAGCGGGTCGGGTGACGCAGAGGCAGCGCAAGTAGAGGGCGGCGACGTCGCCCGTCAGGCGTTCCATGTCGAGCAGGCACTTACCGAACTCGAGAGTGCGCTCTGGGGTCAATTGTTTCACGACGGGGGCGAGAGATTCCATGGCCTCGTCGGTGAGCAGGCTCGCGGCGGCGTTGGGCCGCAGTTTGATCAACGCTGGAAGATACTCGTGCAGTTGGGTCTTTGCCGCCGAATCGACCTCTATCCGCGATTGAATATATTCGAATAGTTCGTCGACGTCCCGTTCGGACGGGTTTTCGATGTCGAAGAATTCTTTGATAGCGAGCTCGTGTTTATTGAGTAGAGTGTCAATCCTCCATAGAAGCCGCGGTCTGGGCAAAGCGTCCCGGTAGTGCTGTAGTAGACGTTCGCGGTGTGCCCTGAGTCGTAGCAGGACGTCGAGCCAAGCGCGCTCGGCCTTTTCTCCCGGTACGCTGCAAGCCAGATCTTTAACTTTCTCGATCAGGTCCTGGTCCAGCGGAAGAGACCCGTTGCTCAATTGTCCCGTTATAAATTGCAAGATTTCTAATTTTCTATCAGGCTcctgaaattataattactatgttAAGAAACAGTTAGAAGGAACGGaacattttagtattatattttatattctttaatgtaatgtaaatacaatataataaaatattatattttttcttgcatttaatttactaaCCTGTATGTGCACTGAATAGGAAATCAAGGCGCGTGCGACTCTAAGGCGGTTTTGTTTCCCTAAGGGGCCAGCGAAGGGCGGATCTCGGGAGCACTGCTCTACTAACCGCACTGCAGCGCTCGTTTCATGTTCTACTAGGGCACGGAGCGGACATTTAAGATCACCCTGTAACAAACATGTTCTCTATAAGTCCTAAATTTGGTTAAAACAagaaagattattttaatatattaatttctttaatcaCGCCTGTTTCCCGAAGGCGTAGACGGAGACCAAGGATCTCCACTTGCTACGTTGTTGACACACctctcgcttcatccactttcatgacattcaccatgcaTGCTTCTGGATTTTGTCTAGGTCGTTGTCGTACATACAAAGCCTACCCAAACTTTCACCATCCAGAGTTGCTTTGTATATCCTACTTGTTAACCACTTCTCATTCACCCGTGCTACATGACCAATCCACCTAAGCATTACGTCCTATTTTAACCCACACTACTCACGTATACCACTACTATGAATGTTACACCAAACCGCTCTCATTTTCTcggcattttattttagttaaatttttgcCTCTGCCACATCCAATACTCTCATGTTAACGTCAGAATAAGCACTCCGCTATGTACGGCCAGTTGAGTCTCGTTTGAGATTTCTTAGCTAGCCATAAAGAAATGCAACGCTCCAAGTACTTTAGTACCAGTAGTCACTCGTCTTTCCTCGGTACGCGGTTTTTTTATAAGGTTCTGTAATTCGTCCACCGAAGCCGCAAGTACCACTTAGTTGTCAGCGTATAGGAGAAGTATTTCACTAGTAACTGGCACATTTATAATCCCCGTTCACTCTTAACATCATATCATATATTTCGGACCACGGGGAGGCAACAGAACCCTGTGTGAGTAGTGTACGTTTTTGAAAGGAATCATGCCACGGCCTATACATTAAATCAAAACATGGTTCTTGATggaaatttaagtaaaaaatcatcACAACAGGTCTCTATTGTATGGCGAGTTTatagtaacaatatataagtGCAGCATAGTTTCTTTTAACACTTGACCTAGCGGCTTTTTTGGCCAACGAGTGATAAGgggtttaaattaaaaagttgcgTTAGTTAGCATTACAAAGATAGGCAAGTATTAAACGCTATCGTAAAAACGTTCATATTGTCTTGTAgacaaaaaaaagatttaaaatcgATCGAATCGATATCAATAGGTTTTTACGCGGTGTacatgtcgcagtaaagtagttaaatcagagaattaattgaatctctagacagtgaattaaaaatcgatattcaatcaagtcgctttAGTTCCGCCAggcaagtgagtgaacgaaacgtttaacaagtttcctaaacgttttcgacgctgctttatttaaatcaaaatactaGAGACTTCATTGagtatcgacatttaattaactgtctagagattcaattaactctctgattgaactactttactgcgacatacaCTCATAGTAAGCTTTGGTAACGGTAACAACGTacaattaaagtttataataatgtggTGGCAACAAAAACTAGTCATATTTTATCTGTCCATTAAGTCCGTTGTACGCTCACCTCCTCGTGAAGCAGCGTATGTAGAGCGTCATGTCTCGCCGATGGCTTTGCGTGTGGCGGCAGTGGTCTACAAGCGGGCGAACGAGCGGCCAGCGCGTCAGCCGCCGCTAGAACTAGCGCCCCACCCGCGCATTGACAATTGCTACGCAATCTACACTGAGGGTCTACGTACTGGACAAGTTCGCGCATGGCACCGCTACATCCATCTGTACTAACAAACAATATACAGTAAAACAGTAGAATTAAATCAGAAACGTCATACGGATGTTAAACGTTCGCCCgcaattttaaattctttataacaaaattatcgcAATTGCTTAAGTATTAaaaactgataaaaaaaactttggagggaaaatattaaatttatacttaatCTATAGAATTAGTCTCTTTCGGAAAGTCAAAAATTGGGACCGagagccataattattgtcaaaaaaTCACTACAataaaatggttttatttaagtacGTAACGTACCTAGAGCAGCAGCAATAGCCGCGACGCCCCGCCATAGTTTCCTTTCCCGCGTAAACAGACTGGCGCGGTGCGGGTCTATGGATGTAAGAGGTAACGATGCGACTACACGTTCAACGAGATCTGGCTCGAAATCGGCCAGCCTCTCCATTAACGcctgaaaaaaattatgtctcatctaaatataatataaattccacAAACTGAAAAGTTGATTGATAAAGGTTTAGACAAACTAGTAACTTTTGCCAgacttgtataaaataatacctatGTCAAAATTCTTCAGCCAATTTATAATAACCAACTTTCactagatttatttttaaactagttaaccatattaagaaaaacactttttgaacggattgaagctttgtatttttattaaaaacatataattatttacataattctaaattttaatttattttcgacgtttcaaaaagtgtttttcttaatgtgtaacagCTATGtcaaccaaagacaatactagttaaccatatttcaaaattgttgACAATTACCTGAGTAAAATCTGGAGTTGGCGGGTTGTTAGCCATGTCACCACGGACAGCAGCGTCACCAAGTGCCTCTACAAACGCATTTTCTCGCGAACAATTTTCCCATAGACACGACCATAATTCGTcactgtaataaatatatttttaaaaatagtctaTTTATCGAGAATGGCATTCATCATACAAGCACCAATAGGAGTGGAACttcagtaattttaaaaaaaaatattgcacaattcataaaaataatgattcctCAGTGAGTcgggtaaaataaatttattatagaattattgGGCTTATTACAAACAACATTAAAACTTACGTCAATCCAAATTTCAAGCACAATTTAACAACTTGCACTGCAACGTTTTTATTGTTGAGTATATGCGGTCGCTCGGAAATGTTTATAACGAATTCACTCGCGAGCTCGCTGCTTTTTGGTCCTTGAGTAGAGCAAAGCAATTTTAATGCTTGTAAATGATGTCCTGAAGCCATGAACGCCTGGGCCCTAGTTAGGATATCACGGGGGCCTATTCTGACAATGCCACGACGTCCCAGGATAGACAATGTCCCTTCAGAAACGCAAGCGCCTGCTAAAGCACTATCGCCGGCTTTACACATGGCCTGCGATACTCGACCATCTGTCCAATGTCCCTAAAAAAAATCCCTTTATGACTcggcttaaataaaaaaatattttattttcaaaatatattactgtacaaatcaatattttagttacCTTATAAAATGCAGAAGCATATACCGGTTCAATATGAGACAAATCCAAAGGTTTGTCGTAGTCATCACCCCAAAGACGGAGATTCTCCTCAGAATCAAATATTGTCAAACTGCCACCAAGCCACCCAAGCCACAAAGGTGTAGTCTTTAATTCTACTCTTTTTACAGGCTTGAGTCCTAACTTATTTCCTGGTCCAGTTGTAGTTACAGTAAGCCATTGCAGCACTAAGCCTCTTGCACATACTAATAAGCGGTTGTTGGGATCAAACCATTCAATCACAGGCATCAAGTTTGAGAGTTCAGCTATACGTACTCCAGCAGCCTGCCCTCCAGCTACAACTATAACACGAGTGAGAGTAACCAAAGCTAATATTCTGGCATCTCTCGCGGCCATAGCCAAAACTTCCCCTCTTGCACCAGAGAATAGGCAGGATACCTTTGCAGATCGAACTCCTAATGGTCTTGAAAATCTCATAAGCCACACTGAACCACCTGTGTCCAGTGCTAATCCAGCTGTGCCTGCCCATGTTACCCTCAAAATACCCCAAGTTTCTCCCCCTAGTGTAATTTTACGTAATACAACCccttgtgtactttcatactGGAAAACATGCCCTCTTGCAAAACCCACTAAAAGACGGGTACTGTCATAATTATATGCCAGACAAGTGACTGCACCGCAATCCCCATGGCCATTACATACCCACCTTAAAGTCTGATCatgaaatgataataaatgcCCATGTGCAGTGCCAACAGTTAGTCTACCATTACTCCCTACACTTAAAGCAGTAGCTGGTCCAGCAGAAGATctttcctgaaaaaaaaacccattaattaatttaatattaggcAACTACTAACTTGTGATAAAAATTGTAGTGTTGCCTGTTTGGAATGTAATAcctaaaagtaatttatatcttaaaaaatatcaagtaaTAAGCACACTGACTCATTTCAATCTAGTCGCTTTTTAAACAAGTCTTGattattacacaattttattaacaagacatttttttttgtttcactatttaaacaatttagaaaaaatataactaaccTCTGCTTGT comes from the Pieris brassicae chromosome 4, ilPieBrab1.1, whole genome shotgun sequence genome and includes:
- the LOC123708462 gene encoding vacuolar protein sorting-associated protein 8 homolog isoform X1; protein product: MDTLKTPSLPSLLDSDIESVGSFRYDDFEELDEEEYALPTSEAPTLEEILSSDVNEQAEVELAQEVTEKEAKEPATCSALQVDFLQAVSQQLTQAEERSSAGPATALSVGSNGRLTVGTAHGHLLSFHDQTLRWVCNGHGDCGAVTCLAYNYDSTRLLVGFARGHVFQYESTQGVVLRKITLGGETWGILRVTWAGTAGLALDTGGSVWLMRFSRPLGVRSAKVSCLFSGARGEVLAMAARDARILALVTLTRVIVVAGGQAAGVRIAELSNLMPVIEWFDPNNRLLVCARGLVLQWLTVTTTGPGNKLGLKPVKRVELKTTPLWLGWLGGSLTIFDSEENLRLWGDDYDKPLDLSHIEPVYASAFYKGHWTDGRVSQAMCKAGDSALAGACVSEGTLSILGRRGIVRIGPRDILTRAQAFMASGHHLQALKLLCSTQGPKSSELASEFVINISERPHILNNKNVAVQVVKLCLKFGLTDELWSCLWENCSRENAFVEALGDAAVRGDMANNPPTPDFTQALMERLADFEPDLVERVVASLPLTSIDPHRASLFTRERKLWRGVAAIAAALDGCSGAMRELVQYVDPQCRLRSNCQCAGGALVLAAADALAARSPACRPLPPHAKPSARHDALHTLLHEEGDLKCPLRALVEHETSAAVRLVEQCSRDPPFAGPLGKQNRLRVARALISYSVHIQEPDRKLEILQFITGQLSNGSLPLDQDLIEKVKDLACSVPGEKAERAWLDVLLRLRAHRERLLQHYRDALPRPRLLWRIDTLLNKHELAIKEFFDIENPSERDVDELFEYIQSRIEVDSAAKTQLHEYLPALIKLRPNAAASLLTDEAMESLAPVVKQLTPERTLEFGKCLLDMERLTGDVAALYLRCLCVTRPAEVKHFLTAHAGIVRPEDALSLVKEFGPKHAEPTCLEAAGDHAGALDASLRLIRNASEENRPALAVEASELCVRIAPTVPRSVAAEMWTRLVRSVDALPPATLFEAVAYMPLEELLVKSCNSAQVRSILADGASGRAMWQSARRIAGREAHEALARALSVARRGLRVQGRCVRCGEPLEARVGVRTAHCSRAFHADCEVSAVCECGRRHPTALLTLPPLAVPRPVPPQQFKLLLVAPPRPDLEGLV
- the LOC123708462 gene encoding vacuolar protein sorting-associated protein 8 homolog isoform X2; its protein translation is MDTLKTPSLPSLLDSDIESVGSFRYDDFEELDEEEYALPTSEAPTLEEILSSDVNEQAEVELAQEVTEKEAKEPATCSALQVDFLQAVSQQLTQAEERSSAGPATALSVGSNGRLTVGTAHGHLLSFHDQTLRWVCNGHGDCGAVTCLAYNYDSTRLLVGFARGHVFQYESTQGVVLRKITLGGETWGILRVTWAGTAGLALDTGGSVWLMRFSRPLGVRSAKVSCLFSGARGEVLAMAARDARILALVTLTRVIVVAGGQAAGVRIAELSNLMPVIEWFDPNNRLLVCARGLVLQWLTVTTTGPGNKLGLKPVKRVELKTTPLWLGWLGGSLTIFDSEENLRLWGDDYDKPLDLSHIEPVYASAFYKGHWTDGRVSQAMCKAGDSALAGACVSEGTLSILGRRGIVRIGPRDILTRAQAFMASGHHLQALKLLCSTQGPKSSELASEFVINISERPHILNNKNVAVQVVKLCLKFGLTDELWSCLWENCSRENAFVEALGDAAVRGDMANNPPTPDFTQALMERLADFEPDLVERVVASLPLTSIDPHRASLFTRERKLWRGVAAIAAALDGCSGAMRELVQYVDPQCRLRSNCQCAGGALVLAAADALAARSPACRPLPPHAKPSARHDALHTLLHEEGDLKCPLRALVEHETSAAVRLVEQCSRDPPFAGPLGKQNRLRVARALISYSVHIQEPDRKLEILQFITGQLSNGSLPLDQDLIEKVKDLACSVPGEKAERAWLDVLLRLRAHRERLLQHYRDALPRPRLLWRIDTLLNKHELAIKEFFDIENPSERDVDELFEYIQSRIEVDSAAKTQLHEYLPALIKLRPNAAASLLTDEAMESLAPVVKQLTPERTLEFGEEHPGGRSERPGHVAVREEDSGP